The genomic interval GTTCGAGGTCGCCGACCGCATCCACGTCCACCGCCAGGGTCGGCGCGCGGCGGTCGTCCGTCCGGGGAACCGCACGATGGCGGAGGTCGTCGCGTTGATGACCGGCGCGCTCGAACCGACACAGGACGAGCGCCGTGGGATCGCGTGAACGCCTGGCGACGGGCGCGCTCGTCGAGCGTGCCCGTCGCCTCGCGGCTCGCCCGGGGCGCACGATCCTGGGGATCACCGGCCCGCCCGGGGCCGGCAAGTCCTGGCTCGCGCGCGCCGTCGTGGACGCGCTCGGCCCACGCCTGGCGGTGGCCGCGGGGATGGACGGGTTCCACCTGTCCAACGACGTCCTGAACGCGCTCGGACGCCGTCAGCGCAAAGGGGCGATCGACACGTTCGACGACGCCGGGTACGCCTCGCTCATCACGCGGCTGGCCCGGCAGGTGCCGGGCGACGGCGTGGTGTACGCCCCGGTGTTCCACCGGGAGATCGAGGAGCCCGTCGCCGCCGGCGTCGGCGTGGACGCCGACGTGCCGCTCGTCGTCACCGAGGGCAACTACCTGCTGGCCACGTCGGGAGCGTGGCCGCTGGCCCGCGCCCACATGGACGAGGTGTGGTTCCTCGACCCGCCCGACGACCTGCGCATGAAACGTCTCGTCGACAGGCACCACGCCTTCGGCAAGTCACGCGACGAGGCGCGCGCGTGGGCGTCGGGGACCGACCAGGTCAACGCCGACCTCATCGCGCGCACGCGGGCGAGCGCCGACCTGGTCGTCGAGATCGTCTGAGCGGCTCAGCGCGAGCTCTCGTTCGCCTGCACCACGACGAACCCGACGCGCGCGTACGTGCGGCGGGCGGCGTCGTTGTCGGCGTACATCCCGAGCGTGACGATCGGCGCCTCGGCGAGCCCGGCGCGCACCGCGACCGCCGTGGTCGCCGCGGCGACGCCGCGACGCCGCCACGCCGGGTCCGTCCCGACGGACCCCAGCACCCACGGCGCCCCGGGCACGCGCCGGTCGGCGCCGACGACGCCGCGCAGCACGCCGTCGTCGTCGCGCCAGCCCCACCAGCGGGAGCGCGGCTCACCCACGGCGAGCTCGCCCTCGGGGTGCGCGACGCCGAGCGTCGCGGCCGCCTCCCGGAGGCCGGCCCGGCCGGTGAGCTCCTCCACGCGCTCCTGCCCCGGGAGGTCGGCGGGCGCGCGATCGGTCATCAGCCAGTCCCAGTGGGCCTGCGCCGGTCGGTCGAACGGTGCGGGGACGGCGGCGGTCAGCCGGGCGAGCGCCGCACGCGTGCCGCGCGGGACCGTCGTGCGCCCCACCGGCGCGAGGTCGCCCGCGGCCAGGACGAGGCGCGCGACGGCGTCGGGCGAGCCGACGCCGTAGACCCCGTATCCGTCGGGCTCGGTGGCCGCCAGGCGGCGCAGCCGCAGCAGCAGCGCGTCGTCGTCCCACCACGCGTGCGACGCGTCCCACGCGTGGTGGGCGGACTCCGTGACGACCAGCGGGTGGGACGCCCACCGCTCGGGCAGGTCGACGCCGACCGTGGCGATCACGCCGGGTCGTCGCCCTTCTGCTGACCGCCCTTCGCACCCTTGGCGGTGGCGACGGCGTCGACGCCGGCCTCCTTGCGCTGCTCCGGCGTGATCGGGGCGGGCGCCTCGGTCAGCGGGTCGAAGCCGCCGCCCGACTTGGGGAACGCGATGACGTCGCGGATCGACGGCGACTTGGTCAGCAGGGCGACGATGCGGTCCCACCCGAAGGCGATGCCGCCGTGCGGCGGGGCGCCGAACGCGAACGCGTCGAGCAGGAAGCCGAACTTCTCCTGCGCCTCGGCCGGGCCGATGCCCATGACGTCGAAGACGCGCTCCTGCACGTCACGGCGGTGGATACGGATCGACCCGCCACCGATCTCGTTGCCGTTGCAGACGATGTCGTAGGCGTAGGCGAGCGCGTTGCCCGGGTCCTGCTCGAACGTGTCGATCCAGTCCGGGTTCGGCGAGGTGAACGCGTGGTGGACGGCGGTCCAGGCCGAGTGCCCCAGCGCGACGTCGCCCTCGTCGGCGGCCTCGCCGGTCGGCTTGAACAGGGGGGCGTCGACGATCCACACGAACGCCCAGGCGTCGTCGTCGATCGCGCCGGTCTTCCTGGCGATCTCCAGGCGTGCCGCACCCAGCAGCGCGCGCGCCTCCGACGTCTTGCCGGCGGCGAAGAACACGGCGTCGCCCGGCTGGGCGCCGGTCGCGGCCGCGAGCCCGGCACGCTCGGCGTCGGACAGGTTCTTGGCCACGGGGCCGCCGAGCGTGCCGTCCTCACCGAACGTCACGTAGGCCAGACCGCGAGCGCCGCGCTGCTTGGCCCACTCCTGCCAGGCGTCGAACTGCCGGCGCGGCTGCGAGGCCCCGCCGGTCATGACGACGGCGCCGACGTACTCGGCCTGGAACACGCGGAAGGGCGTGTCGGCGAAGTACCCGGTCAGCTCGACGAGCGGGTTGCCGAAGCGCAGGTCGGGCTTGTCGGAGCCGTACAGGCGCATCGCGTCGGCGAAGGTCATGCGCGGGATCGGCGTCGGGATGGTGTAGCCGATGAGCTCCCACAGCGCGACGAGCACCTTCTCGGCCATCGCGATGACGTCGTCCTGCTCGACGAAGCTCATCTCGACGTCGAGCTGTGTGAACTCGGGCTGCCGGTCGGCGCGGAAGTCCTCGTCGCGGTAGCAGCGCGCGATCTGGTAGTAGCGCTCCATGCCGGCGACCATGAGCAGCTGCTTGAACAGCTGGGGCGACTGCGGCAGCGCGTACCAGGACCCGGGGGCCAGGCGCGCGGGGACCAGGAAGTCTCGGGCGCCCTCGGGGGTCGAGCGGGTGAGCGTCGGGGTCTCGATCTCGACGAAGTCCTCGGCGTCGAGCACGCGGCGGGCGGCCTGGTTGACCTTGGCGCGCAGGCGCAGGGCGTGCTGGGAGGCGGGGCGGCGCAGGTCGAGGTAGCGGTGCTTGAGGCGTGCCTCCTCGCCGATGACCTCGGTGCCGGGCAGCGCGGTGGAGACCTGGAAGGGCAGCGGGGCCGACTCGTTGAGGGTGACGACGTCGGTGGCGATGACCTCGATCTCGCCGGTGGCGAGGTTGGCGTTGGCGTTGCCTTCGGGACGCCGGGCGACCTCGCCGGTGACCTGGAGCACGAACTCGGAGCGCAGCGGGTGGGCGACGGACTCGTCGCGGACGACGACCTGGGCGATGCCCGAGGCGTCACGCAGGTCGATGAAGGCCACTCCTCCGTGATCGCGGCGGCGGTCGACCCAGCCCGTGAGGGTGATGGTCTGACCGATGTGCTCGGCCCGCAGGGAGCCGGCCG from Xylanimonas allomyrinae carries:
- a CDS encoding nucleoside/nucleotide kinase family protein, whose amino-acid sequence is MGSRERLATGALVERARRLAARPGRTILGITGPPGAGKSWLARAVVDALGPRLAVAAGMDGFHLSNDVLNALGRRQRKGAIDTFDDAGYASLITRLARQVPGDGVVYAPVFHREIEEPVAAGVGVDADVPLVVTEGNYLLATSGAWPLARAHMDEVWFLDPPDDLRMKRLVDRHHAFGKSRDEARAWASGTDQVNADLIARTRASADLVVEIV
- a CDS encoding GNAT family N-acetyltransferase: MIATVGVDLPERWASHPLVVTESAHHAWDASHAWWDDDALLLRLRRLAATEPDGYGVYGVGSPDAVARLVLAAGDLAPVGRTTVPRGTRAALARLTAAVPAPFDRPAQAHWDWLMTDRAPADLPGQERVEELTGRAGLREAAATLGVAHPEGELAVGEPRSRWWGWRDDDGVLRGVVGADRRVPGAPWVLGSVGTDPAWRRRGVAAATTAVAVRAGLAEAPIVTLGMYADNDAARRTYARVGFVVVQANESSR
- the aspS gene encoding aspartate--tRNA ligase is translated as MLRTHTAGSLRAEHIGQTITLTGWVDRRRDHGGVAFIDLRDASGIAQVVVRDESVAHPLRSEFVLQVTGEVARRPEGNANANLATGEIEVIATDVVTLNESAPLPFQVSTALPGTEVIGEEARLKHRYLDLRRPASQHALRLRAKVNQAARRVLDAEDFVEIETPTLTRSTPEGARDFLVPARLAPGSWYALPQSPQLFKQLLMVAGMERYYQIARCYRDEDFRADRQPEFTQLDVEMSFVEQDDVIAMAEKVLVALWELIGYTIPTPIPRMTFADAMRLYGSDKPDLRFGNPLVELTGYFADTPFRVFQAEYVGAVVMTGGASQPRRQFDAWQEWAKQRGARGLAYVTFGEDGTLGGPVAKNLSDAERAGLAAATGAQPGDAVFFAAGKTSEARALLGAARLEIARKTGAIDDDAWAFVWIVDAPLFKPTGEAADEGDVALGHSAWTAVHHAFTSPNPDWIDTFEQDPGNALAYAYDIVCNGNEIGGGSIRIHRRDVQERVFDVMGIGPAEAQEKFGFLLDAFAFGAPPHGGIAFGWDRIVALLTKSPSIRDVIAFPKSGGGFDPLTEAPAPITPEQRKEAGVDAVATAKGAKGGQQKGDDPA